In Rhinolophus ferrumequinum isolate MPI-CBG mRhiFer1 chromosome 8, mRhiFer1_v1.p, whole genome shotgun sequence, the DNA window GCCACCCAAGTTCCTGAGACACCCAAGATCTGATCAGCTCTGAACATCTGTCTCAGTGGGACCCTAAGCCATGATCTCTGGCCGGTCTAAGAATCACCTGACCTTGAGCTAGGTATCCATCAGCTAAGGCATAGAATGGCAGGGGAGGGGCTTCTGTGTAGGCACTATAAGTACAGCAGTTGCCTTTAGGTGTAGCAGGGCAGGCACCCTGATTGACATATCAGGTCCAGCTGGCATGAGGGCCAGTTCTGTCTCCAGAGTGGCTGTCAGGAGCTAGCAGCACCTTTGCGTCACCAAGCATTGTAGCTTTCCACCAGATATGCATCCAATTCcagctcttttatttattttttattttttaaaatagtgagtccagtttgtttttgtcttcttttgcttttaattttattggggaatattggggaacagcgtgtttctccagggcccaccagctccaagtcgttgtccttcaatctagttgtggagggcgcagcccaccagcccatgtgggaatcgaaccagcaactctgttgttcagagctcgcgctctaaccagttgagccatccggctgccccctcCAGCTATATCTCAAACCCCAGATCTCTGAGGTCAAGTGAGGCTGAGTGCCCAAAGATTCCGCAGTCCCATGCTCCTGGGGCCAGGTCCTCCCCTCCACCACCCACCACCGCCATATCAGAGAAGCCGAGGACGCATGCCAAGTCATATGCACTGGGTTGTTTATTGTCACACTGCTTATGGGACAGGGGtaagagggggaggggagccctCAGACAGACaagtggaagaaggggggaaatggGAAACATCTATTTTCCAAATTCTGTTCTTCCTCCCAGCATGTGCTGGTAGGGGCTCGGCCACCAGCAGGACTCCCTTAGATGCAAGCACAGTGCTGCGTGAGAAGGTTGGGCACCGTCTCATACTTGAAAGAGTAGCCTCCATCCGAGGTGGTGCGGACACGGAGGGACCTCATGGTTCCCGGGAGAGCAGCACAGCAGGGCTGGGCCCCTGGCACCAGAGAAAGGAGCTGGACAGGGGTAGGGGGAACCCCAGGGAGCGGGAGAGGCCCGTCTGGTTGGGTGGGTGGCCCACAGCCACCGTGACAATAGTGGAAGATGAAACTGGGAGGGTGCACGATCCACTGttcccagcccagctcctggaAGGAGATGTTGAGGGCCGCCCGGTGGCAGTGGGCATGGGCAGCGGGCTCCTCTGGAGGCCTCTGCAGCAGGCGCAGCGCGGCGGGAGACCAAGGCCCGGGCAGCGGGGGAGCCGAGCGTCGGGCTCGTTCCCTTCTGCTAGGCGGCTTAGCCCGTGTGTGGGCCACCAGGAAGGGTGTGGTCTCAGGCTTGGCTGAGCAGGAACAGAGAGGACAGCGCAGCAGTAGTACCAGGACAGGTTGGGTCAgcagagggagggcagaggcagcCAGGTTTAGCACAGCCCAGCTAGGAGGTGCCTGGCCCAATGACACAGGCACCGCTATGGGACCCCCAGATGACAGAGCCAGAAGGTCTAGCAGGGGCCCAGAGCTATTGGAGGCTGCTGTGCCCTGCCTGTCCAGTCCCATGTGAAACCATAGCTGGGCGGAAGTCACCTGGCGACTGCGTGTGTGATGGGATGGCCGGAACATGTATGTGAAGAGGccctcctcagcctcctgggcCAGCTCTCCCGCCGCTGGCTGGTCCTCACAGCTGGCACCTGcaggagacagagggaagggagagggcagcCGTGACTGGAGAGACGCAGCTGCCATTCACGAGCCTGCCAAAACTCCACTGAGTGCTCTGCCAGACTCAGGACTCCCCCCAGTCTTGGGAGAACTGACAGAGGCTCCTCTTTTGTTATTTCATCACAAAAGGACTTAAAAAGTACAAGACATTGCCAACTTCTCTCGAGTGGTTTTACCAATTAATATACCCATCAGCAATGTGTAAGAAGCCCTGACACTctatcttcaccaacacttggaaTCGTTagttatacttaaattttttgttCATCTTAAAGTGTGAAAGGGCACCTTGAATGGCACGTAGGCAGGCATTTGTAGGATTACTCTTCATATCTTTTTACATGTCAGTAATAGtatattacaaaatttttaaataactccaCTTTAATAAGATAGGTTAACaccaaaaaggaggaggagaaaagacatAGCTGAGAATAAAGGACAGTGCTTTCTAAGAAAGTGCAGTTGGCATCCTTACCCTGACAGGTATACAAACTACACTAAACAATCATGGATCAGCACCAGGTGAAGGTCTGGCAATTGGGGCTATACTGctacatggattatctcatggATAACTTCACAACGAGCgacccattttgtagataaggaaactgagggttaGAAAGGTGAAGTGACATTGAACTACGAAGTGTCCATGCCGGGATTCCACCTGATCCCAAAGCCACACTTACTTACTGTGCAGCAGGGGGActgaagcacagggaggcaggggTCCTCTCTAAGAGAAAGGTGGGCCAGATTACAAGAAAGTCCAGCCAGAGGAGGCCTTTTCTCATTGAGTCAGTGGAACATGGGGAGGTGAGAAAGGAACTCAAGAGAAGGTAGACTAGTTTCCCAGAAAAGTTTCCCAACAAATCTCTCTCCTGCATCTCTGTTATTTCTCAAGTCTCAGCTACTTGGGGCTAAAGAAAGGACCAGAACAGGGAGCAGGGGCAGAAATAGGAGGAAAGTGGCAGGAAGAGACCACGCCCAGATATCGCTGACTCCAGAGACCCTTAGCCTCCCAGGAGAATATCTCCCAGCTACCTCATATGAGCCATGCACTCTAAGTGCAGCATCTCCCGAAATCCTGAGCGATAGACATTattgcccattttatagatgaggaaacagcgGCTCAGGTAGGTTCAGTCATTGGCCCATTGTTGCAAAGCCAGTTGAATAGCAGgtctgggattcaaacccagatctgcctGCCTTCCAAGCCCATGCTGTCCCACACTGCTTCTCAAAGTCACCAGTTCCCCATCCTCATTACCTGTGGCCGGGAAAAGGATGGCCTGGGAGACATCCTCCTCCTCGGGCTCAGAGCCCCTGCGCATGGAGCCCCCCACAGCATGTCTTCGGGGCAAACGCCTGACTCCAAGATCTCTACTTTCACGAGTCACTGCTGGGGACCCCAAGGCATCCAGGAACAGGGCCCTCACTTTTGCCAAGACAAGTTCCCGGTCCACCTCCGGCCCATGGCAGCTATGCCCCCGCTGTGGGGCCACCAGCAAGAGGAGTAGCAGTGGCAGCCGGGGCAACATAGCTCACCTGCCCCTGACAATGGCGAACCCACAGCCTGCCCTGTGCCCCTCTGTCAGGGTCTGCCCGGGAcctcccccactctcccttccccatcccaccaCCTGCCTTCTTCTACCCTTCTCATCCCAGTCTTCCCCAGGCCTTCCCACACCCTGCAGTCCAAGTTGCCCCTGCCGTGGCATTGAGGCCTCCTATCTCTGACGCAGATGTCTGTGACCCTGAGCCTTATCTCCCACTCCCGCCAGgaatgtgggggagggggctggtgaGGGTTTTTCACCCCAAGTGACCTCTCACATACAACCCcttccccctacacacacacacacacacacacacacacacacacacagtcacatcccagcacccagcacagaagTGACATCAGGTGGAACAGGAGGCTGGGAGCTGTGGCCTGCCAGCTCTTAAAAGTGTTATTTGCTAAGGTGACAAAACACACCAGCCCCTCAGACCTTCTGGGGCCCCTTTCAGACAAACAGCTGCTGGGCCAGTCATGGGGGGAAGGGCTGAGGCTGGAGCTAGAACTGGGGTTAGTGCGGGGGGCAGGTGGTCCCGCCTGCTCTAAACTTAGCCTGGAGGAGCCAGTCTGGGCTCTTGTCTTCCAGCTGTGTCATCAGAGAATATTTTTGGGATTGGCAGCTGCAGGCGCCTCTGCCACTCAGGCCCTAGCCTGGCGGGAGGTTGGGGACCTGGCGGCTGGAGGTGgtagggaggaggggaaagaggcCCAGGctgtgggagggggctgggaagaGAGGCTTTCAGGAGCAGGAAGCCAGGCCGCGGGCAGAGGAGGCCGCGGGGCCCCTCGCTGTAAAGGCAAACAGGAAGGACTGCCCCCTGAGCTCTGGGCTCCGGGCCCAGGaatcgccgccgccgccgcagagCTGCCCCTCCGGGTCGACGGTAAGGAGGCGACCCGGGAGCGGGCAGCCAGAGGGAGAGCTCCCCGGATCCCCAGGCCGGGTCCCCAGACGCGCCCCGCCTCCCGGGCTCCAGGCCTCCGCGCGCCCGCCGCCCGCCCTTCCCCGGCGCAGCTGCGGGTCGTTTGCGGCCGCCGCGATGAAGGCGGGATCGGGCGATCAGGGGAGCCCCCCGTGCTTCCTGCGCTTCCCGCGGCCCGTGCGGGTGGTAAGTGGCGCGGAAGCTGAGCTCAAGTGCGTCGTCCTGGGGGAACCACCGCCCATTGTCGTGTGGGAGAAGGGCGGGCAGCAGCTGGCGGCCTCGGAGCGCCTCAGCTTCCCGGCCGACGGCGCCGAGCACTGCCTGCTGCTGAGCGTCGCGCTGCCCACCGACGCGGGGGTCTACGTGTGCCGCGCCCGCAACGCGGCGGGGGAGGCCTACGCTGCGGCCGCCGTCACCGTGCTGGAGCCGCCGGCCCCCGAGCCGGAGCCCCAGCCCGCCGAGCGCCCGCTGCCGCCGCCCGGGACTGGGGAGGGCGCCCCGGTGTTCCTCTCGGGGCCCCGGTCGCAGTGGGTGTTGCGGGGAGCGGAGGTGATGCTGACGTGCCAGGTGGGGGGCCTCCCCGTGCCCACGCTGTACTGGGAGAAGGATGGGATGGCGCTGGACGAAGTGTGGGACAGCAGCCACTTCGCGCTGGAGCCGGGCCGCGCCGAGGACGGCAGGGGCGCGAGCCTGGCTCTACGCATCCTGGCGGCGCGGCTGCCCGACTCTGGCGTCTACGTGTGCCACGCCCGCAATGCCCACGGCCACGCGCAGGCGGGCGCGCTGCTCCAGGTGCAGCAGCCTCCCGAGAGCCCGCCCCCGGACCCCGATGAGGCCCCCAAGCCTGTGGTGGAGCCGGTCAAGTGCGCGCCCAAGACCTTTTGGGTGAACGAGGGCAAGCACGCCAAGTTCCGCTGCTACGTGATGGGCAAGCCGGAGCCTGAGATCGAATGGCACTGGGAGGGCCGCCCTCTGCTCCCCGACCGCCGCCGTCTGATGTACCGCGACCGCGACGGCGGCTTCGTGCTTAAGGTGCTCTACTGCCAGGCCAAGGACCGCGGGCTCTACGTGTGCGCCGCGCGCAACTCGGCGGGCCAGACGCTCAGCGCTGTGCAGCTGCACGTCAAAGGTACGGCGGCACCTCCTCCCAAGCCCTCCTAACTCCAGCCCCCTTCGGTGCCCAGTGCTGCCCTAAAGACGTTTTGGGGAGGGGAAGCGGAGTACCAAAATCCCATTTCCTGCCTGCCTCCCGCCCCCAGGGATTCGGATTTAGTAAGTCTCCACGGTACCCAGGAGCTTCTTAGCAAactccccaagtgattctgagGCTCATGGTGGAAACCTCCCTTTGATTAAAGGCTTTAAGAAGTGATTGATGGACAAACCGAGAAGAGCCTAGAACTCTTCTagtccagtggttttcaacctttgttattttacttcccctcccccaatagaAATCCCATCTGTGCCCCCAatatataagaaagagaaaaggatcaTTTTATGGCAGTAAATTTCTAAGTCCAGATTTATAACGTGTACTTAGAAAGCCAATCAATGAGAACAAGGAGGCTGTTTTAttgaatatacacattttaagtgaagGCTGCGTTCATCACCTGGTCTGTGGGAAGGCCTGGCTGCAAGTAGTCACATTGAGAAACTCTTGATTCATAGTAAAGGTAAATTTGAGGGATAAAAACTGCTCTGTGAATTTTGACTATTCTTCCATTAGGCTGCTCTCCCCAGCTTTGCAAGAAGAAGGTGAAGGagaagaaatttatatttcaaagttgAGTCACCTCAACAATATCTAATAAATGCTCATAAACAGAAAACAGGGGAGAGCACCCCAAACTCATCCTGGAGGATAAAGCTCTCCATAATAGGAATTCATCACAACCTGCAGGATTATATCTTTCGTAGTTATTGCCCAACGTTTTCCCGCAGAGGAAAAAAAGTTGGCAGCTCTCCTGAGCCCTGCCTGGCAAGCATTCAAGCATGTGGCACCTGTGCCATGGTGGTGGCCTCATGGGTATGGTGACATGCATACACTGGCCAGGCAGGCTGAACTCTTAACTCCatcaagaggggaaaaaagcccAGTGGCAAGGCAGACCTTCCCGGAGCTGCACAACAAACGCACTTCTCAGCAGCCCAGGTGAACCTACTGGTCGTTTCCAGcatcatgctttttttttttttttttttttttttttcaaaaaataaatgcttaaagtactttaaagagaaaatgcaacTCAGAACCTTGCAGAATTTGTGCAGTGCCTCTGAGGGACCACAGGGAGcattttgaaaatcactgatGTGGTCCAAGGCCTTTCTACccctttccccattttacaggtatggaaactgaggcccaagatcACTAAAATGGCCTTGCTGGAGGTGATGTGGCTAGTGAGTGTCAGGGTCAGATGAGAATTTAGACCATCTGATGTTCCTTtctggtggtttttgtttttctatgattCCACAATGTCTTCGTGCGCCAGGAGAAAAGCAAACGGCCTGAGCTAATGTGGGTGTAGGCAGTTGATGCTAGGAGGAGTCTTCCTAGTCTGGCCCTCTCCAGAGCCTTCTCTGGTCTCTCCCCTCTCCACAGAGCCCCGCCTCCGCTTCTCGAGGCCTCTGCAGGATGTGGAGGGCCGGGAACATGGGATTGCCGTGCTAGAGTGCAAAGTACCCAACTCCCGCATTCCCACTGCCTGGTTCCGTGAGGACCAACGGTTGCTGCCCTGCCGCAAGTACGAGCAGATCGAGGAGGGCACCGTCAGGCGCCTTATTATCCATAGGCTAAAGGCGGATGACGACGGCGTCTACCTGTGCGAAATGCGTGGCCGGGTGCGCACTGTGGCCAACGTAACAGTCAAAGGTCGGCGGGCCAGCGGGAGGAGGCCCAGGCTGAGGCAGGCACATGCCCTGACCCCAGGCTAATGGACTCCCGTCCACATCTCAGGGCCTATCCTGAAACGGCTGCCCCGGAAGCTGGACGTCCTGGAGGGCGAGAACGCGGTGCTATTGGTGGAGACACGAGAGGCTGGGGTGGAGGGGCGCTGGAGCCGCGACGGGGAGGATTTGCCAACCACCTGCCAGAGCAGCTCTGGCCACATGCATGCCCTGGTCCTTCCGGGGGTCACCCGAGAAGATGCTGGCGAGGTCACCTTTAGCCTGGGCAACTCCCGTACCACCACTCTTCTCAGAGTCAAATGTGAGGGCGTGAAAACCCTTAGGCAGACTCCTCAAGGGCTAGACAGGGTGGCCAGGGCGGTAGGGTGACCATATGCCAGAGTCAAGGTTGGCAAAATGGACTTAAGGTGGGAGGGCGGTaggaggctggagctgggctcGAATACAAACTCTGCCTTTGTCTCAGGCGTCAAGCACAATCCCCCGGGACCTCCAGTGTTGGCAGAGATGTTCAAGGGCCACAAGAACACGGTCCTGCTGACCTGGAAGCCTCCCGAGCCAGCTCCTGAGACCCCCTTCATCTACCGGCTGGAGCGGCAGGAGGTGGGCTCAGAAGACTGGATCCAGTGCTTTAGCATTGAGAAAGCCGGAGCCGTGGAGGTGCCGGGAGACTGTGTGCCCTCCGAGGGCGACTACCGCTTCCGCGTCTGCACGGTCAGCGAACACGGCCGCAGTCCCCACGTTGTGTTCCATGGGTCAGCTCACCTTGGTGAGTCCGTCCTGCCAGACCCGGCCTGTCAGTGTCTCTATCCCAAGTCgcactctctcttcccttctgcaGCCCTTGGTCCCTGTCCCCTTAAATGCCTTCCACTGGCAAATCTCTGCCCACTGCCACCGCTGTGTTTCTGATGGCTGTACTCTGTCCCCATCTCAGTGCCCACAGCTCGCCTGGTAGCAGGTCTGGAGGATGTGCAAGTATATGATGGGGAAGATGCTATCTTCTCCCTCGACCTCTCCACCATCATCCAAGGTACCTGGTTCCTTAATGGGGAAGAGCTCAAGAGTACTGAGCCGGAGGGCCAGGTAGAGCCCGGGGCCCTGCGGTACCGTGTGGAGCACAAGGGCCTGCAGCACAGACTCATCCTGCAAGCCGTCAAGCACCAGGACAGCGGGGCCCTGGTCGGCTTCAGCTGCCCAGGAGTGCAGGACTCTGCCGCCCTCACCATCCAAGGTTGGTGCTAGTGGGACCAGGATGGGCAGATAGGGCCAAGACACGGGTCCTGTTGGCAAAATGAAGCAGATGCTGCTCCCATTTCTCACATCTGGGCCAGGAGAGTAAGGAACATCTGTGGCGGGCTCAGAGAGAGGATCCTGTCCAGAATGCTAATTTTCAATCCACATGCATCATACAGGTGACCTCTTGTTAATTCGTTAGCTTCATATCCAAATCCTCCATTGTGCTTTATGGTTTACAGAATTCTGTCACTTTTGTCATTTCAGAGACACAGACCCTGGCACCTTGGCCCCTAGCTTCCTGCCCTATCATATAATCATTAACACTGTCGTAGCTACTTTCTGTGTGCTAGCCACAGTCCTAaccactttacatatattaattaacACAATGCTCTCAATAGCCCTACAAGATAGGTTCTTTTGTCATCCCATTTTAtggattgggaaactgaggcccaaagaggttaagtggctGGCTCAAAGAAAGCCACTGAGCTAATGAATGGTGGGACTAGAGtatgaacccaggcagtctggctccagaatcacACTCTGCCACCTgtggagacagggaaggagaaggaatgaGGTTCCCTGAGGAGGACAGCCCTTAGTGAGGGTCATAAAGTTCAGGGAACATGCTGGCATTTGCCATCTCACCATTGCTGGAGATTGTAAGGCCAATCAAGGAATTCCTCGGCGCCTAAGCACAGGGCCTTCAAGCAATCAGTTGCCAGCATCCTGGGCAGAGGACAAAGTAAGAAGTAACCAGCAGCCAGAGCAGCATTTACAAAATGCAACCCAGGGTCACCAACATCAGAATCACCACCTGGAAGTCTGGGTTATAATGCAGATTCCCTGGCCCTCGTATGACTGGAGAGGAGGTGTCTAAGAATCTACCTTTTTAGCAGGCTCCCTAGGAATTCTTCTGCCCACTGAAACCACTGCTCCTAAGAGTTGATATGTAAGCccaaacctattttttaaaattccaacaaATGTGTGGACAGCAGTTGTCTGGCTTGAGGTCTCCCCTCTCTACACTGAGCACGTGCACAGTTGGGGTCGGGGGGAAGGGTGTTTGTCTCAGGGAGTGCATGACGAGGACCTGTGTGTGACCGTGCTTCTCCACATGCAGAGAGCCCGGTGCACATCCTGAGCCCCCAGGACAAGGTGTCCTTGACCTTCACGACCTCAGAGCGGGTGGTGTTGACATGTGAGCTCTCCCGGGTGGACTTCCCGGCGAGCTGGTACAAGGATGGACAGAAGGTGGAGGAGAGCGAGTCACTGGTGGTGAAGACAGATGGGCGCAGACACCGCCTGATCCTGCCCGCTGCTGAAGTCCAGGACAGCGGCGAGTTTGAGTGCAGAACAGAAGGGGTCTCGGCCTTCTTCAGCGTCACTGTCCAAGGTCAGGAACCATTGCAGCCTGGGCTCCTCCAGCCGAGGCTGACTCTGGAGCCGTGCGAGCCCTGCCTTCTGGTCTGCCTGCTTGGGGGGGTCCCTGCCAGTGAGGTCCTGGTGGGCCAGGGGACGTGTTTTCAGATCACTGCACTTCCTTCTTAATCCTCCCATGCACCAGCACCCTCCAACACACTCGCCTGTTGCAAACCATCTTCCGGGGTAGAGTGAGGGGAACTAAATTCAACTAAGGCAAGGAGGGTGGGAGCTACCATTTATTGGACATCTACTAGTCAAGTGTTCTGCCACATACTTCAGGTATAtactttcatttaatcttcacaacgaCGTAGATGAAGGGAAATATATCTCCagttcacagatgaagaaactgagactcagagaggttatgtgacttgcACATTATCACCGAGCCAGCAAACACCCCAGCTGGGTTCACGCCCAGGCCTGTGCTTACCCACTGCCCCAGATGGCCAGAGTCAAAGGGAAGCGTTCAGTGCAGTGGTCCAGTGGTTCTCAGGAGCCAGGCCACGTTCTGGCTGCTTCAGAACCACCCTGGGAACTAGTTATACATGTGCCTGACCAGGCCCCCCGGACTACCAGAGTCAGAATCCACAGGACAGAGCTGAGTTTCCACTCGGGGAGTGCAGCTTGGGAACCCCTGATCCAGCTCATCTCACTTGAAGTGGAAGTCCTGTTCCAGCTCCATTGCCAGAAGGTCCTGTAGCGCCTGCCCGAAGGCACCCAGTGACAAGAAACTACCTATATGGAGCAGCTGTCCCACTGTGGCACCCCTTTCTGCCCCACCTACAACCAGTGCACCAGGGGCTTCTTGTAAAAGCAGCAAAGCTGGCCCTGATGTGGCCCGTGATAGCGACCTCCTCTCAGCCTAGACAAAGGCTCTCTGTGCCTGGCCCCCTCCATGTCCCCACCCCGTGACCTCTGATCCTCTGGGGACTCACTGGTGCCACGTGATCTCCTGTGACGCCTCAGCCACCACACTGGCAGTATCCCACGTCATTACCCCAGACGCCCCTGCACAGCATGGACTCATCCCTCCCAGTGTCCTCCAGAGACGAGACCGTGTCCCGGTCAAGCAGCCAGTGTGGACTCACGTCTCTTGTGTGGGGGTTCTCTGTGTGACCCTATCTCTGCTCCCCCCCAGACCCCCCAGTGCATATCCTGGACCCCCAGGAGCATGTGTTTGTGCACGCCATAACGTCCGAGTGCGTCATGCTGACCTGTGAGCTAGACCGAGAGGACGCCCCTGTCCACTGGTATAAGGATGGCCAGGAGGTGGAGGAGAGCGACTTCGTGCTGCTGGAGGACGAAGGACCCCATCACCGCCTGGTGCTGCCCGCCGCCCAGCCCCCCGATGGGGGCGAGTTTCAGTGTGTTGCAGGAGACGAGCGTGCCTACTTCACCGTCACCATCACAGGTGGGGGTCCAGGCAGGCGTATGGAACAGAAGGTGCTCCCTGCTCCTGCCTGGGCAGCTGTCACACTTTCACTCCTGCACCACTATTTCTAGACCCGGCCTCCGTCCCCCAGCTGGTAACATGCacttcccgccccccccccaaggTCTGCACCCTGAGTTTCAGTCACTATAGGAAATGCATTGTCACAAACATGCTGGTCGTAGCTATGAGTACAGAAGTCACAGGGAAGCCCTGCCTTTTTCATCCTCCTGAAGACCCCTGCCAAGGAGAACCTGAGGGAAGACAGTGCTGCTGGAGGGCGGGGTGTAGGATGGGCATCAGAGGGGTCAGAAGATCTGAGGCCTGCAGGAGACCCCAGCTCCCTCTGGGCTCCCAACCCTCCTCTCCCTGGTCCCATCCTTCATACTGTCACTGTCCCAACCTAGAGAATGTGGAATACTCTACAGCTGAGGCTGACAACGTGCCCCTGATGTGCTTTGGTGAGTGGTTTTGTCTCCAGCTGTGAGTGACTGAGTAGCTGTGAGACTATCCAAGGGAGGGCCCTCTTGTTCAATATGTGGCCTATTTTCCAGGAGTAGGGAACAGGTGTGGATCCTGCAGGGCAGCAGGGCCCATAGGCCCCAGCCCCTGACGTTCGGCCACGCTGTCCCTGCCCTCCAGACGTCTCCTCGTGGATTGTGTACCCCAGTGGCAAGGTGTACGTGGCCGCCGTGCGCCTGGAGCGCGTGGTGCTGACCTGCGAGCTGTGCCGGCCCTGGGCCGAGGTGCGCTGGACCAAGGATGGTGAAGAAGTGGTGGAGAGTCCGGCGCTGCTCCTGCAGAAGGAGGACACCATCCGCCGCCTGGTGCTGCCTGCAGTCCAGCTCGAGGACTCCGGCGAGTACTTGTGTGAAATCGATGGCGAGTCAGCCTCCTTCACCGTCACTGTCACAGGTGTGGGCCCACCCCAGCTGCCCAGGGTCCCCAAAGGACAGTGTTGAGCCCTTGGAACTGGCCACATAGCCCCTAGCTAGCACACTGAGGAGGTGGGGCTGTGGGTGCATGTACCAGGGCTCTGCCTGAAGAGCCCAGGGCCCCCTATTTGAGGGAGCAGGCTCCTTCCCGGTGCCCAAGGTCAAGAATAGTTATGCCCCACCGGCtgatttactgagcactttcttTGCGCCAGGCAGGGCCAGGTGCTACGGGTAACTGGTGCATAATGCAGATCTGGCCCCTGTGGTCAGCTGCCAGTctagctggggcagcagctattAACCAGGGGTCGCAAATGGGCAGTCCCTAGGGCCCCATGCAGCCcacagatttgttttgtttggcctgCAGAATCTTACCAAAGTCAGGAAAGTTCAAATAACAATCCGGAGTTATGCGTCCTCTTGAAAAAGCCGAAGACCCGGCggctctggtcccgcttcccctCATGGCGACGAACAGCTGGCACTGAGTAGCAGCTGCCCCTGTCACACACGGGGCCCACATTCCTGTCccatcctccccacccttcctttTTTACTTCTCCCCAGACCGCTTCAGCCACTGACCTTACTTACCTGGCCCCTGTGGGCATGAGTTTGCGACCCCTGTGTTAAATCAATAAACACGCAAATAAATGTACAGTGACACCTCGTGACAAGTGCTGTGAGGGACAAGGAGAGAGGGCTCAAGAAAGCAGAGCAGGAGAGTCAGGGAGGGCCTGGGAGACCGTTGCGTACTGCCTTGGGCTGGGCTCCGCCTGCTCAGCAGCTTGCTGACAGACGCCTGCTTCCCTCCAGGAGTTCACAGCCAGGCAGGAAAGCCAGACATGGCAGAGGGTCTTAGAGGGTGGGGTGTCAAGTGTCTTGATAGGATGCAGTGGAGCCTAAGGCTCGGGCGCTAACCTGGTCGGCAGGCAGGAAGTGCCTTCAAAACGGATGCTTGGAGCAGGGCTGAGTTAGCAAAGTGGGGGTTTGGGGTTTGGGCTGAAGTCGGGGTGGGGGCTGAGGCGGGGAGAATGGTCAAAGTGGGCAAAGCGCAGGACGTTATGGAAGTGATGGTCATTCAGTGCCGGAAGCTTTGGGGCTGCAGCCCACAGTGCCAATCCCAATGTGGAGGTGTGGGGGTGTGGAGGTGTTGGGGGTCGAAGGGCCTAGGCAACTCAGGGTGGCACAGAAGAACCCTGCTGGCTGCAATGGAACAAGCGTCCTGCTGCTGGCACAGTCATGTCGcacctcccctgccctgccctaggGAAAATGCCCTAGCCTAGGCTGAGCGGCTTAGGCTCACTCCCTATACCTCAAATAGTGAAGCCTGGCACACACAAGCCCACAAAGACAACAAGGCCTTTCTGCACATGCTCTGCCCTGCAGTGAGTCCCTTCAAGCTCTCCCACCCCAAGCCCTGGCCAGAAATAATGGCCACAGCCGGACACATGCCAGCCCACATTTGACCTCCCCACAAAACACCAGCATCTTCACAGGGAAGTTCACAC includes these proteins:
- the OBSL1 gene encoding obscurin-like protein 1 isoform X9, with amino-acid sequence MKAGSGDQGSPPCFLRFPRPVRVVSGAEAELKCVVLGEPPPIVVWEKGGQQLAASERLSFPADGAEHCLLLSVALPTDAGVYVCRARNAAGEAYAAAAVTVLEPPAPEPEPQPAERPLPPPGTGEGAPVFLSGPRSQWVLRGAEVMLTCQVGGLPVPTLYWEKDGMALDEVWDSSHFALEPGRAEDGRGASLALRILAARLPDSGVYVCHARNAHGHAQAGALLQVQQPPESPPPDPDEAPKPVVEPVKCAPKTFWVNEGKHAKFRCYVMGKPEPEIEWHWEGRPLLPDRRRLMYRDRDGGFVLKVLYCQAKDRGLYVCAARNSAGQTLSAVQLHVKEPRLRFSRPLQDVEGREHGIAVLECKVPNSRIPTAWFREDQRLLPCRKYEQIEEGTVRRLIIHRLKADDDGVYLCEMRGRVRTVANVTVKGPILKRLPRKLDVLEGENAVLLVETREAGVEGRWSRDGEDLPTTCQSSSGHMHALVLPGVTREDAGEVTFSLGNSRTTTLLRVKCVKHNPPGPPVLAEMFKGHKNTVLLTWKPPEPAPETPFIYRLERQEVGSEDWIQCFSIEKAGAVEVPGDCVPSEGDYRFRVCTVSEHGRSPHVVFHGSAHLVPTARLVAGLEDVQVYDGEDAIFSLDLSTIIQGTWFLNGEELKSTEPEGQVEPGALRYRVEHKGLQHRLILQAVKHQDSGALVGFSCPGVQDSAALTIQESPVHILSPQDKVSLTFTTSERVVLTCELSRVDFPASWYKDGQKVEESESLVVKTDGRRHRLILPAAEVQDSGEFECRTEGVSAFFSVTVQDPPVHILDPQEHVFVHAITSECVMLTCELDREDAPVHWYKDGQEVEESDFVLLEDEGPHHRLVLPAAQPPDGGEFQCVAGDERAYFTVTITDVSSWIVYPSGKVYVAAVRLERVVLTCELCRPWAEVRWTKDGEEVVESPALLLQKEDTIRRLVLPAVQLEDSGEYLCEIDGESASFTVTVTESYQSQESSNNNPELCVLLKKPKTRRLWSRFPSWRRTAGTE